One Triticum dicoccoides isolate Atlit2015 ecotype Zavitan chromosome 5B, WEW_v2.0, whole genome shotgun sequence genomic window carries:
- the LOC119307987 gene encoding thioredoxin M-type, chloroplastic, whose amino-acid sequence MALETCLRGWALYAPQAGIRERLSSGSYAPSRPRTAAPAVVSPSPYKSALVAARRPSRFVCKCKNVVDEVIVADEKNWDNMVIACESPVLVEFWAPWCGPCRMIAPVIDELAKDYVGKIKCCKVNTDDCPNIASTYGIRSIPTVLMFKDGEKKESVIGAVPKTTLCTIIDKYIGS is encoded by the exons ATGGCCTTGGAGACATGCCTCAGGGGCTGGGCCCTGTACGCGCCCCAGGCTGGCATCAGGGAACGGCTTAGCAGTGGCAGCTACGCGCCATCCCGGCCAAggaccgccgcccccgccgtcgtctCGCCGTCCCCATACAAGTCCGCTCTGGTTGCGGCACGGCGGCCGTCTCGCTTCGTCTGCAAGTGCAAGAACGTCGTCGACGAAG TGATTGTGGCTGACGAGAAGAATTGGGATAACATGGTGATCGCGTGCGAGTCGCCGGTGCTGGTGGAGTTCTGGGCGCCGTGGTGCGGGCCGTGCCGGATGATTGCCCCGGTGATCGACGAACTGGCAAAGGACTACGTGGGGAAGATCAAGTGCTGCAAGGTGAACACGGACGACTGCCCAAACATCGCATCCACCTACGGCATCCGGAGCATCCCCACCGTGCTCATGTTCAAGGACGGCGAGAAGAAGGAGAGCGTCATCGGCGCCGTCCCGAAGACAACCCTCTGCACCATAATCGACAAGTACATCGGCAGCTAA